A genomic stretch from Halobellus sp. LT62 includes:
- the engB gene encoding GTP-binding protein EngB, which translates to MFEDRPDRQEVVLVGRSNVGKSTLMRELTGHSKFTTGGKPGVTRSPNHFDWTSENFMFTDLPGFGFMSGVDEERREQIKTDIVRYIESNADDVLAAVLVVDGKSVIDIIDRHSGPDEIPHDVELFHFLWELDVPTVVAVNKMDKVDDRDERLDDLCDRLGLHPPWKQWRETIAPISAKRGDIDALNEALRARFHEQKRDDLLKFVS; encoded by the coding sequence ATGTTCGAAGATCGTCCGGACCGTCAGGAGGTCGTCCTCGTCGGCCGGTCGAACGTCGGGAAGTCGACGCTGATGCGGGAGTTGACCGGCCACTCGAAGTTTACGACCGGCGGGAAGCCCGGCGTGACGCGGTCGCCGAACCACTTCGATTGGACATCGGAGAACTTCATGTTCACCGATCTGCCCGGCTTCGGATTCATGTCCGGCGTTGACGAGGAGCGCCGCGAGCAGATCAAAACCGACATCGTCCGCTACATCGAGTCGAACGCCGACGACGTCCTCGCGGCCGTGTTGGTCGTCGACGGAAAGAGCGTGATCGACATCATCGACAGGCACTCCGGCCCCGACGAGATCCCCCACGACGTCGAACTGTTTCACTTCCTGTGGGAACTGGACGTGCCGACCGTCGTCGCCGTCAACAAGATGGACAAAGTCGACGACCGCGACGAGCGGCTAGACGACCTCTGCGACCGCCTCGGACTCCACCCGCCGTGGAAGCAGTGGCGCGAGACCATCGCGCCGATCAGCGCCAAGCGCGGCGACATCGACGCGTTGAACGAGGCGCTTCGGGCGCGTTTTCACGAGCAAAAGCGCGACGACTTGCTGAAGTTCGTCAGCTAA
- the mutS gene encoding DNA mismatch repair protein MutS, with translation MLDRREELTPMLSQYLDLCERHPDAIVLFQVGDFYEAFCEAAETVARVCEVTLTQREDSTGTYPMAGVPIDNAASYLQSLLDAEFRVAVADQVEDAEEATGLVDRAVTNVVTPGTVVDDELLDRASATYLGALVGDGAGGEPTAGDERAALATLDVSTGECQVTSAPGDRIRDELERLAPAELLAAPDTDLDVETVGFETMTTEHESASFDLETAEETLSGYLAEPAAVLDSPAERRAIGALLSYAEYTQGDDGALSYVSRVRRYDLRRSLRLDATAMRSLELFDSRHPGRGETLLGTVDHTACALGRRKLEAWLRRPLVDRERIERRHDAVGELLDRPLVRETLSEHLEDVYDLERLAARVARERANARDLRSLQTTLAVVPDVVDALADADSAALRDLRDSLDELADVRGLIDRAIVSDPPQEITEGGVIRSGFDDELDEVRETEREGREWVSSLEARERERTGIDSLEVGYNQVHGYYIEVTNPNLDRVPDDYTRRQTLKNAERFYTPELKRREDEILSASDRADSLEYEIFCEVRATVAEETDRIQSLADALARLDVLTSFAAVAASNRYVRPEMGAETLRIEEGRHPVVERTQDEFVPNGVDFGAGHVAVITGPNMSGKSTYMRQVALITLLAQAGGFVPASDAELPVLDSIFTRVGASDDIAGGQSTFMREMAELTEILHDATEDSLVLLDEVGRGTSTADGLAIARATTEFVHDEVGATTLFATHYHDLTDLAESLPNAFNLHFTVSKEGDATRGDAAGGNDAGEAATDAPAASRSGRDSDVTFLHRVAEGPSSSSYGIEVAKLAGVPDRVVERANEYLRASAAPDSPQPSPEAGSDSPSDPSDPSDPSESDNRGDTLAAFVEDLEDETAQAKHDAERADGVDDVDVPATDRSTDDDHLTEAERATLEELREVDVARTTPLEALNTLEALRRKLNE, from the coding sequence ATGCTCGATCGCCGCGAGGAGCTCACGCCGATGCTCTCGCAGTATCTCGATCTCTGTGAGCGCCATCCGGACGCGATCGTGCTCTTTCAAGTCGGCGACTTCTACGAGGCCTTTTGCGAGGCCGCCGAGACCGTCGCGCGCGTCTGTGAGGTCACGCTCACCCAGCGCGAGGACTCGACCGGGACCTATCCAATGGCTGGCGTCCCGATCGACAACGCGGCGTCGTACCTCCAGTCGCTGCTCGACGCGGAGTTCCGCGTCGCCGTCGCCGATCAGGTCGAAGACGCCGAGGAGGCGACCGGGCTGGTCGATCGCGCCGTCACGAACGTCGTCACGCCGGGCACCGTCGTCGACGACGAACTGCTCGACCGCGCGAGCGCGACGTACCTCGGGGCGCTCGTCGGCGACGGTGCGGGTGGGGAACCCACCGCAGGCGACGAACGGGCCGCGCTCGCGACGCTCGATGTCTCGACGGGCGAGTGTCAGGTGACGAGCGCCCCCGGCGACCGGATCCGCGACGAACTCGAACGGCTCGCCCCCGCCGAGTTGCTCGCCGCCCCCGACACCGACCTCGACGTCGAGACCGTCGGATTCGAGACGATGACGACTGAACACGAATCGGCCTCGTTCGACCTCGAAACCGCCGAAGAAACGCTCTCGGGCTACCTCGCGGAGCCGGCGGCCGTGCTCGATTCGCCCGCCGAGCGCCGCGCGATCGGCGCGCTTCTCTCCTACGCCGAGTACACGCAGGGCGACGACGGCGCGCTCTCGTACGTCTCCCGCGTCCGGCGCTACGACCTCCGCCGGTCGCTCCGCCTCGACGCGACCGCGATGCGAAGTCTAGAACTGTTCGACTCGCGGCACCCCGGCCGCGGCGAGACGCTGCTTGGGACGGTCGATCACACCGCCTGCGCGCTCGGTCGCCGGAAGCTGGAGGCGTGGCTCCGCCGGCCGCTCGTCGACCGCGAGCGGATCGAGCGTCGCCACGACGCCGTCGGGGAGCTGCTCGACCGACCGCTCGTCCGCGAGACGCTCTCTGAGCACCTCGAAGACGTCTACGACCTCGAACGGCTGGCCGCGCGGGTCGCCAGAGAGCGCGCGAACGCCCGTGACCTCCGTTCGCTGCAGACGACGCTCGCCGTCGTCCCCGACGTCGTCGACGCGCTCGCCGACGCTGATTCGGCGGCCCTCCGCGACCTCCGCGACTCGCTGGACGAACTCGCTGACGTCCGGGGATTGATCGACCGGGCGATCGTCTCGGATCCGCCGCAGGAGATCACCGAGGGCGGCGTCATCCGATCCGGGTTCGACGACGAACTCGACGAGGTCCGCGAGACGGAGCGGGAGGGCCGCGAGTGGGTCTCATCATTAGAGGCCCGCGAGCGCGAACGAACCGGTATCGACTCTCTCGAAGTGGGATACAACCAGGTCCACGGCTACTACATCGAGGTGACGAACCCGAACCTCGATCGCGTCCCCGACGACTACACCCGGCGACAGACGCTGAAGAACGCCGAGCGGTTTTACACGCCAGAACTAAAGCGCCGCGAGGACGAGATCCTCTCCGCCTCCGATCGCGCCGACTCGCTGGAGTACGAGATCTTCTGCGAGGTGCGCGCCACCGTCGCCGAGGAGACCGACCGCATCCAGTCGCTCGCGGACGCGCTCGCCCGGCTGGACGTCCTGACGTCGTTCGCCGCCGTCGCGGCGAGTAACCGGTACGTCCGCCCCGAGATGGGCGCGGAGACGCTCCGGATCGAGGAGGGGCGACACCCGGTCGTCGAGCGAACGCAGGATGAATTCGTCCCCAACGGGGTCGACTTCGGAGCGGGCCACGTCGCGGTCATCACCGGGCCGAACATGAGCGGGAAATCGACGTATATGCGGCAGGTCGCGCTCATCACGCTGCTCGCGCAGGCCGGCGGGTTCGTGCCCGCCAGCGACGCTGAACTCCCCGTTCTCGACAGCATCTTCACGCGCGTCGGCGCGTCCGACGACATCGCCGGCGGCCAGTCGACGTTCATGCGCGAGATGGCGGAGCTGACCGAGATCCTCCACGACGCGACCGAAGACTCGCTGGTGCTCCTCGACGAGGTCGGCCGCGGCACCTCGACTGCCGACGGGCTCGCGATCGCCCGCGCGACGACGGAGTTCGTCCACGACGAGGTGGGCGCGACGACGCTCTTTGCGACTCACTACCACGACCTGACCGACCTCGCCGAGTCGCTGCCGAACGCGTTCAATCTGCACTTCACCGTGAGCAAGGAGGGCGACGCCACCCGCGGGGACGCAGCCGGGGGAAACGACGCTGGCGAGGCCGCGACCGACGCACCGGCCGCGTCGCGGTCGGGCCGGGATTCGGACGTGACCTTCCTCCATCGCGTCGCCGAGGGACCTTCCTCCTCCTCGTACGGCATCGAAGTCGCAAAGCTCGCGGGCGTCCCGGACCGGGTCGTCGAACGGGCGAACGAGTACCTGCGGGCGTCGGCAGCGCCCGACTCCCCCCAGCCGTCGCCGGAGGCCGGTTCTGATTCGCCGTCCGACCCATCCGACCCATCCGACCCATCCGAATCGGACAACCGAGGCGACACCCTCGCCGCCTTCGTGGAGGACCTCGAAGACGAGACGGCGCAGGCGAAACACGACGCGGAACGGGCCGACGGCGTCGACGACGTCGACGTTCCGGCGACCGACCGATCGACCGACGACGACCACTTGACGGAGGCCGAACGGGCCACCCTCGAGGAACTCCGCGAGGTCGACGTGGCGCGGACGACGCCGCTCGAAGCGCTCAACACGCTGGAGGCCCTACGACGCAAACTGAATGAGTGA
- a CDS encoding AAA family ATPase: protein MTDADAISESTPTESSPGPLDIDDAAELTERIVDNVERVIVGHRDAIEHILVTVFARGNLLLEDVPGVGKTMLARAVATSLECSFNRVQFTPDLLPSDVTGVSVFNEKTREFEFQPGPVFANVVLGDEINRAPPKTQAALLEVMAEQQVTVDGATHAVPDPFTVIATQNDVEPGRTYELPVAEIDRFTKKIRLGYPTEDEETTLLGRVAGEHPIESLDSVATVGDVKRARETVSRTTVREPVRAYVSRLAGYTREHARLGVSPRGSIALLRAAQARAVFEERGYVTPDDVQTEAPTVLSHRIRTDTDADGAAIVERALAEVPVE, encoded by the coding sequence ATGACAGATGCAGACGCTATCTCGGAGTCGACGCCGACGGAGTCGTCGCCCGGTCCGCTCGACATCGATGACGCGGCGGAACTGACCGAGCGGATCGTCGACAACGTCGAGCGCGTCATCGTCGGGCACCGCGACGCGATCGAACACATCCTCGTGACGGTCTTCGCGCGGGGGAATCTCCTGCTGGAAGACGTCCCGGGCGTCGGAAAGACGATGCTCGCGCGCGCGGTGGCGACGTCGCTCGAGTGCTCGTTCAACCGCGTCCAGTTCACTCCGGATCTTCTCCCGTCGGACGTGACCGGCGTGAGCGTGTTCAACGAGAAGACCCGGGAGTTCGAGTTCCAGCCCGGCCCCGTGTTCGCGAACGTCGTCCTCGGCGACGAGATCAACCGCGCGCCGCCGAAGACGCAGGCGGCGCTCTTGGAGGTGATGGCCGAGCAGCAGGTGACCGTCGACGGCGCGACGCACGCCGTCCCCGACCCCTTCACCGTGATCGCCACGCAGAACGACGTCGAACCCGGTCGGACGTACGAACTCCCGGTCGCGGAGATCGACCGGTTCACGAAGAAGATCCGGCTCGGCTACCCCACCGAAGACGAGGAGACGACGTTGCTCGGGCGCGTCGCCGGCGAACACCCGATCGAATCGCTCGACTCCGTCGCAACCGTCGGGGACGTCAAGCGCGCACGCGAAACCGTCTCTCGGACCACCGTCCGCGAACCCGTTCGAGCGTACGTGTCACGGTTGGCCGGATACACGCGAGAACACGCCCGACTGGGCGTGAGTCCGCGCGGATCGATCGCCCTTCTCCGGGCCGCCCAAGCGCGGGCGGTCTTCGAGGAGCGCGGGTACGTCACCCCCGACGACGTCCAGACCGAGGCCCCGACGGTGTTGAGTCACCGCATCCGAACCGACACGGATGCCGACGGCGCGGCGATCGTCGAGCGCGCGTTGGCGGAGGTGCCCGTGGAGTGA
- a CDS encoding DUF5809 family protein gives METEGTLSPETLEEAEAAFEAVGPTAQEVVRETAKAMEFDREEYHERVTSEVVQRARNVLFADRLAVSVGTVEEFEAWVDDHPEYNVERKGSDEVDRAVWHVAPFVEAVVVATYQNERDAAVGTLRRQAFGEIYRPRFESEE, from the coding sequence ATGGAAACCGAGGGAACGCTGTCGCCAGAGACGCTCGAAGAGGCGGAAGCGGCCTTCGAGGCCGTCGGCCCGACCGCACAGGAGGTCGTCCGAGAGACGGCGAAGGCGATGGAGTTCGACCGCGAGGAATATCACGAGAGAGTGACAAGCGAGGTCGTCCAGCGGGCCCGAAACGTGCTCTTCGCCGATCGGCTGGCCGTTTCAGTCGGGACGGTCGAGGAGTTCGAGGCGTGGGTCGACGACCACCCCGAATACAATGTCGAACGCAAGGGCAGCGACGAGGTCGACCGCGCGGTCTGGCACGTCGCGCCGTTCGTCGAGGCGGTCGTCGTCGCCACGTACCAGAACGAGCGCGACGCCGCGGTCGGAACCCTCCGACGACAGGCGTTCGGGGAGATCTATCGGCCGCGGTTCGAAAGCGAGGAGTGA
- a CDS encoding DUF58 domain-containing protein: MTPAIRPTRRGYAVLGVAIGAFAAGALFGPRTLDAVVLPAAVALLAGVVQVWRTQPPEFQRRLPSPDEPGTIGTVEVHLSASRPYPITVRDRLPSGIESETGGSESTAVVDATTDGDAITYEIVRRRRGRHEIGPASVVVTDVLGLLRRTYEIDVRDTVAVYPSVRSLPEAIRGELTTVARTRRPGGRDEFDTLREYVSGDSLRDVHWKSSAKRSELVVREFASDAEFETVTVAAETASKSNDAVGHSAATSAVTPTDAMATAAATVCLALVNDGAAVALATPSGRVEASPGRTRPLLEHLAVAKGGTAETASVDVRILADDESVAVRFDGRARDFEGIVTDRADSSAQMEGSVTSGGGTATSGEEGRT, encoded by the coding sequence ATGACTCCGGCCATCCGACCGACGCGGCGCGGGTACGCCGTCCTCGGCGTCGCGATCGGGGCGTTCGCGGCCGGGGCGCTCTTTGGTCCGCGAACGCTCGACGCCGTCGTCCTCCCGGCAGCGGTCGCCCTCCTCGCCGGAGTGGTGCAGGTCTGGCGCACGCAACCCCCGGAGTTCCAACGGCGACTGCCGTCCCCGGACGAACCCGGAACGATCGGTACGGTCGAAGTGCACCTGTCGGCGTCGAGACCGTACCCGATCACGGTTCGAGACCGGCTGCCATCAGGGATTGAGAGCGAGACGGGTGGCAGCGAGTCGACGGCGGTCGTGGACGCGACGACCGACGGCGACGCGATCACCTACGAGATCGTGCGGCGGCGACGCGGGCGACACGAGATCGGCCCCGCGTCGGTCGTCGTCACCGACGTTCTCGGACTCCTCAGGCGGACGTACGAGATCGACGTCCGAGATACCGTCGCGGTGTACCCGTCGGTTCGATCACTGCCGGAGGCAATCCGTGGCGAGCTAACGACGGTGGCACGAACCCGGCGGCCCGGCGGACGAGACGAGTTCGATACGCTTCGAGAGTACGTCAGTGGCGACTCGCTTCGAGACGTACACTGGAAGTCATCGGCGAAGCGGAGCGAACTCGTCGTCCGTGAGTTCGCCAGCGACGCGGAGTTCGAGACGGTAACGGTCGCCGCGGAGACGGCGTCGAAATCGAACGACGCGGTCGGTCACTCCGCGGCCACATCTGCAGTCACACCCACCGACGCGATGGCGACGGCCGCCGCGACGGTGTGTCTGGCGCTCGTCAACGACGGCGCGGCGGTCGCACTGGCGACGCCGTCCGGCCGCGTCGAGGCGTCACCGGGACGGACGCGACCGCTACTCGAACACCTCGCCGTCGCGAAGGGCGGGACAGCGGAGACGGCCTCGGTCGACGTGCGGATCCTCGCCGACGACGAGTCTGTCGCGGTCCGGTTCGACGGGCGCGCTCGCGACTTCGAAGGGATCGTGACGGACCGCGCGGACTCGTCGGCGCAGATGGAAGGTAGCGTGACGAGCGGCGGAGGGACCGCGACGAGCGGCGAGGAGGGACGGACGTGA
- the mutL gene encoding DNA mismatch repair endonuclease MutL — MSETPGSASDSARVRRLDEATVASVAAGEVVTRPADVVVELVENALDAGATRVDVAVAGDGTERIRVGDDGRGMSRADAELAVERHTTSKLASDGSISAVDTLGFRGEALGSVATVADLELVTNDGGPEGTRVVADGPRAARVEPAGRARGTTVTVRDLFADTPARRESLGTARTEFARVSDAVSRYALVRPGVAFALSHDETAVFSTPGTGEFDDALLGVYDREVAARTLDFYSTRALDADPDAVAETRIEGSLVQPSVTRARREHVYVAVDGRPVRNDRVARAVVDGYGDLLPDGRTPIAVLSLALPESWADHNVHPRKREVRLRSADAVASAVEAAVHDALSTADRRRAEELSMDLGDSLEPLSGSDADSAFEDVIVIGQYRGLYLLCELDGDLLIVDQHAAHERVNYERLREAVDGAVPTAAIDPPESVSLTPAQYATVQSSRGDLDALGYDFEPFGETTVRVRRVPAPMGRAAAPESVRDAADALRNGESPEDGREDLLKDLACHPSLKAGDALDDEEAAALVDRLGTCENPSACPHGRPTVLSVEEATLVRGFGRRGTRME, encoded by the coding sequence ATGAGTGAGACTCCGGGCTCGGCGTCCGACTCCGCACGCGTGCGACGCCTCGACGAGGCGACGGTCGCGAGCGTCGCCGCCGGCGAGGTCGTCACCCGCCCGGCGGACGTCGTCGTCGAACTGGTCGAGAACGCGCTCGACGCGGGCGCGACGCGGGTGGATGTCGCGGTTGCGGGCGACGGTACCGAGCGAATCCGCGTCGGCGACGACGGCCGAGGTATGAGCCGCGCGGACGCCGAACTCGCGGTCGAGCGCCACACGACGAGCAAACTCGCGTCCGACGGATCGATCTCGGCGGTCGACACGCTCGGGTTCCGCGGCGAGGCGCTCGGAAGCGTCGCGACGGTCGCCGACCTCGAACTCGTGACGAACGACGGCGGCCCGGAGGGGACGCGCGTCGTCGCCGACGGACCGCGCGCGGCGCGGGTCGAACCCGCGGGTCGCGCTCGCGGCACCACCGTCACCGTCCGCGACCTGTTCGCCGACACGCCCGCGCGCCGGGAGTCGCTCGGGACCGCGCGGACCGAGTTCGCCCGCGTGAGCGACGCCGTCTCGCGGTACGCCCTCGTCCGCCCGGGCGTCGCGTTCGCGCTCTCGCACGACGAAACTGCGGTGTTCTCGACGCCCGGGACGGGCGAGTTCGACGACGCGCTGCTCGGGGTCTACGACCGCGAGGTCGCCGCGCGCACCCTCGATTTCTATTCGACGCGGGCGCTGGACGCTGATCCCGATGCAGTGGCGGAAACCCGCATCGAGGGGTCACTGGTCCAACCGTCGGTCACCCGCGCCCGCCGCGAGCACGTCTACGTCGCCGTCGACGGTCGGCCCGTCCGCAACGACCGCGTGGCGCGGGCGGTCGTCGACGGCTACGGCGACCTCCTGCCTGACGGACGGACACCGATTGCGGTGCTCTCGCTCGCACTTCCCGAGTCGTGGGCGGACCACAACGTCCACCCCAGAAAACGAGAGGTGCGACTCCGGTCGGCCGATGCGGTCGCGAGCGCCGTCGAGGCCGCCGTTCACGACGCGCTGTCCACTGCCGACCGCCGCCGGGCCGAGGAGCTGTCGATGGACCTCGGCGACTCCCTCGAACCGCTCTCCGGGTCCGACGCCGACTCGGCGTTCGAGGACGTCATCGTGATCGGGCAGTACCGCGGGCTGTACCTGCTCTGTGAGCTCGATGGCGACCTCCTGATCGTCGATCAGCACGCGGCGCACGAGCGAGTGAACTACGAGCGGCTCCGCGAGGCGGTCGACGGGGCGGTCCCGACTGCGGCCATCGACCCGCCCGAGAGCGTCTCGCTGACGCCCGCGCAGTACGCGACGGTCCAGTCCTCGCGCGGAGACCTCGACGCGCTCGGCTACGACTTCGAACCGTTCGGCGAGACGACGGTCCGCGTCCGTCGCGTGCCCGCGCCGATGGGTCGCGCCGCGGCACCTGAGAGCGTCCGCGACGCCGCGGACGCGCTCCGAAACGGCGAGTCGCCGGAGGATGGCCGCGAGGACCTCCTGAAGGACCTCGCGTGTCACCCCTCGCTGAAGGCGGGCGATGCGCTCGACGACGAGGAGGCCGCGGCGCTCGTCGACCGATTGGGAACGTGTGAGAACCCCTCCGCGTGCCCGCACGGCCGCCCGACGGTTCTCTCGGTCGAGGAGGCGACGCTGGTTCGGGGGTTCGGTCGGCGCGGGACGCGAATGGAGTGA
- a CDS encoding DUF7573 domain-containing protein, protein MDRDRSLDEFAEASTDESTETSTDESADTAEECDSGIQADADDSDVQADAGDTAGQPDRDDTDGQVDDALDVEPASSTYRWSPEGVECAACGRVVDRLWSDGDEHVCIDCKEW, encoded by the coding sequence ATGGATCGGGATCGGTCACTGGACGAGTTCGCCGAGGCTTCCACCGACGAGTCCACCGAAACGTCCACCGACGAGTCTGCTGACACGGCCGAAGAATGTGACAGCGGTATTCAGGCTGACGCAGACGACAGCGACGTTCAGGCCGACGCCGGCGACACCGCCGGTCAGCCCGACCGTGACGACACCGACGGACAAGTCGACGACGCGCTCGACGTCGAACCGGCGTCGTCGACGTACCGGTGGAGTCCCGAGGGCGTCGAATGCGCCGCGTGCGGGCGGGTCGTCGATCGGCTCTGGTCCGACGGCGACGAGCACGTCTGCATCGACTGCAAAGAGTGGTAG
- a CDS encoding NUDIX domain-containing protein → MAHVVTCFVRNRAQILLARRSEAAGTYRDRWGGVSGYVEGDPADAERDARRELREEVGLTDADLELVRSGEALVVDDDGRSFTVHPFLFESDTRTLTTNEEIAAVEWVDPITIRDRATVPRLWETWRRVAPTVETVRGDRTHGSAWLSARALEVLRDVATEVANTDGDWQTVVAVARDLRDARPEMAVVANRVNRVLAAAVRADSTDPDPETVVDAAISVLSDAFDADAAAAATAAERLRCDGADSIATISRSGTVREALSLLDRAEPGLSDLVVAESRPEREGVAVAEWAAAETDAAVTLTTEAALPTALDTRDVDAVLVGADSVLPNGDAVNKTGTRVLALAAREVGTPLYAVAATDKVLAASAAAVEASATARSDIESPAAAVYDGDADVAVHAPTFELTPAALVDGVATEAGLLDDAAVREVAEEHAATASWDE, encoded by the coding sequence ATGGCGCACGTGGTGACCTGCTTCGTCCGCAACCGGGCGCAGATCCTGCTCGCTCGCCGGAGCGAGGCGGCCGGAACCTACCGCGATCGGTGGGGCGGTGTGTCGGGCTACGTCGAAGGCGATCCCGCCGACGCCGAACGCGACGCGCGGCGCGAGCTCCGCGAGGAGGTCGGCCTAACGGACGCGGATCTCGAACTCGTCCGGAGCGGGGAGGCGCTCGTCGTCGACGACGACGGGCGGTCGTTCACCGTGCACCCGTTTCTCTTCGAGAGCGACACCCGAACACTGACCACCAACGAGGAGATCGCGGCCGTCGAGTGGGTCGATCCGATCACGATCCGAGACAGAGCGACGGTCCCGCGGCTCTGGGAGACGTGGCGGCGCGTCGCGCCGACCGTCGAGACGGTTCGCGGGGATCGAACCCACGGCTCGGCGTGGCTCTCGGCCCGCGCGCTCGAAGTGCTCCGGGACGTGGCCACCGAGGTTGCGAACACCGACGGGGACTGGCAGACGGTCGTCGCCGTCGCTCGCGACCTCCGCGACGCGCGCCCCGAGATGGCCGTCGTCGCCAACCGCGTGAACCGCGTGCTCGCGGCGGCCGTTCGGGCGGACTCGACTGATCCTGATCCGGAGACCGTCGTCGACGCCGCTATCTCTGTGCTTTCCGACGCATTCGACGCCGACGCCGCGGCGGCGGCGACGGCCGCGGAGCGCCTGCGATGCGACGGGGCGGACTCGATCGCGACGATCTCGCGCTCGGGGACCGTCCGCGAGGCGCTCTCGTTGCTCGACCGCGCCGAACCGGGGCTCTCGGACCTCGTCGTCGCTGAGTCGCGTCCCGAACGCGAGGGCGTCGCGGTCGCCGAGTGGGCCGCCGCCGAGACCGACGCCGCGGTCACGCTGACGACGGAGGCAGCGCTCCCGACGGCCCTCGACACCCGCGACGTCGACGCCGTCCTCGTCGGCGCGGACTCGGTGCTCCCGAACGGCGACGCGGTGAACAAGACCGGGACACGCGTGCTCGCGCTCGCCGCGCGGGAGGTCGGCACCCCGCTCTACGCCGTCGCCGCGACGGACAAGGTGCTGGCGGCGTCGGCGGCGGCGGTGGAAGCGAGCGCGACGGCCCGTTCCGATATCGAGTCGCCGGCAGCGGCCGTGTACGACGGCGACGCCGACGTCGCCGTCCACGCGCCGACGTTCGAGTTGACGCCCGCGGCGCTCGTCGACGGCGTCGCGACCGAGGCGGGCCTGCTGGACGACGCTGCGGTTCGGGAGGTGGCAGAAGAACACGCCGCGACCGCCTCTTGGGACGAGTGA
- a CDS encoding coenzyme F420-0:L-glutamate ligase → MELFAVPDLPEIRPGHDLAALIRERVDLRPDDVVCVASTVVSKAEGRAADRSEFPAGPRAREIVSNRAAETDEGPPPWFVQAVLEESVEVLVENPFLLTETRFGHIGVNAGIDRSNVPSADLLLLPKHPSESAARIREGLPADRVVVTDTCGRPFRHGQRGVAIGWAGLAPGRDWRGETDRDGRELGITVESVADELAAAANLLAGEGDDGTPVVVVRDFEWGDHGESDAHFREVETDVVRRAIRAWSNRG, encoded by the coding sequence ATGGAGCTGTTCGCCGTCCCCGACCTCCCGGAGATCCGCCCCGGACACGATCTCGCGGCGCTGATCCGCGAGCGCGTCGATCTCCGTCCCGACGATGTCGTCTGCGTCGCCTCGACGGTCGTCTCGAAGGCGGAGGGACGCGCCGCCGACCGCTCGGAGTTCCCGGCCGGACCGCGGGCCCGCGAGATCGTCTCGAATCGGGCGGCGGAGACCGACGAGGGGCCGCCGCCGTGGTTCGTGCAAGCAGTCCTCGAAGAGAGCGTCGAGGTGCTCGTAGAAAACCCGTTTCTCCTCACCGAGACCAGATTCGGGCACATCGGCGTCAACGCCGGAATCGACCGCTCGAACGTCCCCAGCGCGGACCTGCTGTTGCTGCCGAAGCACCCCTCCGAGAGCGCCGCGCGGATCCGCGAGGGCCTGCCCGCCGACCGCGTCGTCGTCACCGACACGTGCGGACGGCCGTTCCGTCACGGCCAACGCGGCGTCGCGATCGGCTGGGCAGGGCTCGCCCCCGGGCGTGACTGGCGCGGCGAAACCGACAGGGACGGCCGCGAACTCGGAATCACCGTCGAGAGCGTTGCCGACGAGCTCGCCGCGGCCGCGAACCTCCTCGCCGGCGAGGGCGACGACGGCACGCCGGTCGTCGTCGTCCGCGACTTCGAGTGGGGCGACCACGGCGAGAGCGACGCCCACTTCCGCGAGGTCGAGACCGACGTCGTCCGGCGGGCGATCCGCGCGTGGTCGAACCGCGGCTGA
- a CDS encoding NUDIX hydrolase produces MPDDGRRHEPLPEPEWPVRESATEYETGWYTGGYDLVEQPNGSTKRYYWAELATAVVVVAVEDDSLVFVEQYRPTIRETQLELPAGIVERGESFTGAATRELREETGFAAETAALLETVWCSTGVLRHHRGYVFATDLTPVERDLDENEFLSVRSVPVDEVLDTVRSGTPNDATLEGVLLAREEGLL; encoded by the coding sequence ATGCCCGACGACGGACGCAGACACGAGCCGTTGCCCGAGCCGGAGTGGCCGGTCCGCGAATCGGCGACGGAGTACGAAACCGGGTGGTACACCGGTGGATACGACCTCGTCGAGCAGCCGAACGGGTCGACGAAGCGCTACTACTGGGCCGAGCTCGCGACGGCGGTCGTCGTCGTTGCCGTCGAGGACGATTCGCTGGTCTTCGTCGAGCAGTACCGCCCCACGATTCGCGAGACACAGCTGGAGCTTCCCGCGGGAATCGTCGAGCGCGGCGAATCGTTCACCGGAGCCGCAACGCGCGAACTCCGCGAGGAGACCGGCTTCGCCGCGGAAACCGCCGCGCTCCTCGAGACAGTCTGGTGCTCGACTGGGGTCCTCCGGCACCACCGCGGTTACGTCTTCGCGACGGACCTCACGCCCGTCGAGCGCGACCTCGACGAAAACGAATTTCTCTCGGTCCGTTCGGTGCCCGTAGACGAGGTGCTCGACACCGTGCGCTCGGGGACGCCGAACGACGCGACGCTCGAAGGCGTGCTGTTAGCGCGCGAAGAGGGGCTCCTGTGA